A single region of the Vanessa tameamea isolate UH-Manoa-2023 chromosome 18, ilVanTame1 primary haplotype, whole genome shotgun sequence genome encodes:
- the LOC113396841 gene encoding glycine, alanine and asparagine-rich protein-like gives MSRLTIVFVIAAVCGVLGEGVTKDSPADSRAAQSGIVSYASSGYGGGYGLGASAAGISSGLIGAGSGVVIGGPGIIGGGGNLNNAAAVGAAQLSAIQNAQAVQATQIANAAAAAIQGARVTEAAARAGQANAIQRAQALDAARIANVQRAQAAAFENARAAEAARRAAAASAAEIGRAVEAERIANAARVQAAAISNARAVEAARIANAARAQAAAVATSAAQAQAVADAVARNAQDGALLYGGGAGLGGGLVGVAPIAAGYGYGLGGGYGLGGGYGLGGGYGLGGGYGLGGGYGLGGGYGHGKA, from the exons atgtctCGCCTTACG atCGTATTTGTCATCGCAGCTGTGTGTGGAGTACTCGGAGAAG gtGTGACAAAGGACAGTCCCGCTGACTCCCGTGCCGCCCAGAGTGGAATTGTATCCTATGCTTCGTCTGGTTACGGCGGTGGATATGGACTCGGTGCGTCTGCTGCTGGAATCAGCTCAGGTCTTATCGGTGCTGGATCTGGAGTAGTTATCGGTGGACCAGGCATCATTGGTGGAGGTGGCAACCTTAACAATGCTGCCGCTGTTGGTGCTGCTCAATTAAGTGCTATTCAGAATGCTCAGGCTGTCCAAGCTACGCAGATTGCCAATGCCGCCGCAGCTGCTATTCAAGGTGCTCGTGTAACTGAAGCCGCTGCTAGAGCTGGACAAGCTAATGCTATCCAAAGGGCCCAGGCATTAGATGCTGCTCGTATCGCCAATGTACAAAGAGCTCAAGCCGCTGCATTTGAAAACGCTCGCGCTGCTGAAGCGGCAAGACGAGCTGCTGCAGCTTCAGCTGCTGAGATCGGCCGTGCCGTTGAGGCTGAACGCATTGCCAATGCTGCCCGCGTACAAGCTGCTGCTATTTCCAACGCACGTGCCGTAGAGGCCGCACGTATTGCTAACGCTGCGAGAGCTCAAGCTGCTGCCGTCGCCACTAGCGCTGCTCAGGCTCAGGCTGTTGCCGATGCGGTAGCTCGCAATGCTCAGGATGGTGCTTTGTTGTACGGCGGTGGAGCCGGTCTTGGTGGTGGATTAGTTGGTGTTGCACCAATTGCTGCTGGTTACGGATACGGTCTTGGCGGCGGATACGGTCTGGGCGGCGGATATGGTTTGGGCGGCGGATATGGTCTTGGAGGCGGATACGGTCTTGGCGGCGGATACGGTCTCGGCGGCGGATACGGTCACGGTAAAGCGtaa
- the LOC113399071 gene encoding holotricin-3-like, which produces MAKFVIVALALVAVAAAYPGYGAGGSSGGFGGSHGEYGSEHSGGGHGGGQGFGIGGGHGGGHGGGHGAGIGGGHGSGVGGGHGGGFGHEGGFGGSSHDGGFGGSGHEGGFGGAHHGGFGGDHDGDFGHGGSHGGHGSHGSHGGHGGHGDHGGHGGFGGDHGFGGEHGEHGGFGHGSHGKY; this is translated from the exons ATGGCTAAGTTTGTG attgttGCGTTGGCCCTTGTGGCTGTTGCGGCGGCGTAtccag GATACGGAGCGGGCGGTAGCTCTGGAGGATTTGGTGGTAGCCATGGCGAATACGGTAGTGAACATAGCGGTGGTGGCCACGGCGGCGGTCAAGGCTTTGGCATCGGTGGAGGCCACGGCGGCGGTCACGGTGGAGGCCACGGCGCCGGTATCGGCGGAGGCCACGGCAGCGGTGTTGGAGGCGGTCACGGCGGCGGATTTGGCCACGAAGGTGGATTCGGCGGCAGTAGTCACGATGGTGGATTCGGCGGCAGTGGTCACGAAGGTGGATTCGGTGGTGCTCATCATGGTGGTTTCGGAGGTGATCATGACGGCGATTTCGGTCATGGTGGCAGTCACGGCGGTCACGGCAGTCACGGCAGTCATGGCGGTCACGGCGGGCACGGCGATCACGGCGGTCACGGTGGTTTCGGTGGTGACCATGGCTTCGGTGGAGAACATGGTGAACATGGTGGTTTCGGTCACGGCAGCCACGGCAAATACTAA
- the LOC113396856 gene encoding spidroin-1-like, which yields MSPLTVLVVIALACNVLGSSIRQGRSAADSSAAQSGYGGAIIAGPAVASGYEIGSAAAAISGGSGIIVGSGQGLASGPGSSAPLNNAAAYGAAQLSAIQNAQAVQVTQIANAAAAAIQGARVAEVAARAGQANAIQRAQALDSARLAYIQRARAAAYENARAVDAARRAAAAAAIEVARAVEAERIANAARVHAVAIANTRAVEAARISNAARSQAAAVATSAAQAQAVADAVVRNTQDGGLLIGGAGLGNGGGAVVAAAPIAVAPVATAQVAIGGYGLGGYGNYGYGGKGHH from the exons atgtctccACTTACG GTTCTCGTTGTCATCGCCTTGGCGTGTAATGTGCTTGGCAGTA GTATAAGACAAGGAAGATCCGCTGCAGACTCCAGTGCCGCGCAAAGTGGTTATGGTGGAGCTATAATAGCTGGCCCTGCTGTTGCCTCAGGCTATGAAATTGGATCTGCGGCGGCAGCCATTTCAGGTGGATCCGGTATAATTGTCGGTAGCGGACAAGGTTTAGCGTCAGGACCTGGTAGCAGTGCTCCATTAAATAACGCAGCTGCTTATGGTGCTGCTCAGCTTAGCGCTATTCAAAACGCCCAAGCCGTGCAAGTAACTCAAATTGCAAATGCTGCTGCTGCTGCAATCCAAGGTGCGCGTGTTGCCGAGGTTGCTGCAAGAGCCGGTCAGGCTAATGCTATCCAAAGAGCTCAAGCGTTAGATAGTGCTCGTCTTGCTTATATTCAGAGAGCTCGTGCTGCTGCCTATGAAAATGCGCGTGCTGTTGATGCTGCCAGGCGAGCTGCTGCAGCTGCAGCTATTGAAGTTGCTCGTGCTGTTGAAGCTGAACGCATAGCTAATGCTGCCCGTGTCCACGCTGTTGCTATCGCAAACACTCGTGCAGTTGAAGCTGCCCGTATTTCTAACGCTGCTAGATCTCAGGCTGCTGCTGTTGCTACTAGTGCCGCTCAGGCGCAAGCCGTTGCAGATGCTGTTGTTAGAAATACTCAGGATGGTGGACTACTGATCGGAGGAGCTGGTCTAGGTAACGGTGGTGGAGCAGTTGTTGCTGCTGCTCCCATTGCTGTCGCTCCAGTCGCAACCGCGCAAGTAGCAATTGGAGGATACGGCCTTGGGGGTTATGGAAACTACGGATACGGCGGAAAGGGCCATCACTAA
- the LOC113399024 gene encoding uncharacterized protein LOC113399024 — MVMTSCVGMGDTVLRERLPALWRRIEDAHYSYLEIDDSPEKLQQKKKLEGYILEYLTLVPHECKFGLAETGKVFQRTVNELPDFSAYRAGIGWAAIARYAGNLLAQPWRKEYRVIRLYSGFYKHEVEANLTGAESMLAALGYRAAGAGRVALGAPVCPDMAAAVSRDALIAHCECQIMSQIWESVWGSGARVSWADVARERSAHVAAPAAAAARLAGYADDGEIYSNIPMTVSDSHRRPNESQYPVTSQCNCSEPVEEPVQPIINPYMIPSMVPSHMMYPMPHMNPDIPVTVSQCNPVSMMTPYGAVPYYYPVQAPYMIPTPVYAPIKHATTVPVNGYPMPQYRYPTVPTAQLIELEAPSVYENGKFERHPEERSHRKSKYAEGSKRTSRSGFSDVSLPSLPRSDTQPTLSKAKEDGMGTYESWDYVFRNLSSKNQDGDSRSGFSQSLDRDSRTLDRLDREERRSKYQPTTLDLEDGLQALHLDRSYDEEVYRTAKVNENLMRLKLEQEQKRARQLAKKQIEEKKTKKTLEPIGNPRADGLVTLKTAPDKVKLLTKKDIKDRKDVIKQQNNVNGSVPNTAEVKKVKKPTRLVAAEVDKMKSKPTENGVHKSGHSSKSAAVSSGHQSNYNLKAQLVVSLDEPDFTRRSPPKHQNGERERSSSRASNERERQQDNQNEMKRDKWQCGTCTYLNKNSLVACEMCGKSKRGPEIEPLTSGGRECPACTLVNKRDARACDACGTSLEHCPTYI; from the exons gATATATCCTCGAATATTTAACTCTAGTGCCTCACGAATGCAAGTTTGGTTTAGCGGAAACGGGGAAGGTATTCCAGCGCACGGTTAACGAGCTGCCCGATTTCAGTGCCTACCGAGCAGGTATCGGCTGGGCCGCTATCGCTAGGTATGCAGGAAATTTGCTCGCACAACCCTGGCGCAAGGAGTATAGAGTTATACGA CTGTACTCGGGGTTCTACAAGCACGAGGTGGAGGCGAACCTGACGGGCGCGGAGAGCATGCTGGCGGCGCTCGGCTAccgcgcggcgggcgcggggcgCGTGGCGCTCGGCGCGCCCGTGTGCCCCGACATGGCCGCCGCCGTGTCGCGCGACGCGCTCATCGCGCACTGCGAGTGTCAG ATTATGTCACAAATCTGGGAGAGCGTGTGGGGCAGCGGCGCGCGCGTGTCGTGGGCGGACGTGGCGCGCGAGCGCAGCGCGCACGtggccgcgcccgccgccgccgcggcGCGCCTCGCCGGCTACGCGGACG ATGGTgaaatttattcaaacataCCAATGACAGTGTCAGATTCGCATAGGAGACCTAATGAATCTCAATATCCAGTGACGTCGCAATGCAATTGTTCTGAACCCGTGGAAGAGCCCGTTCAACCTATAATAAATCCCTATATGATACCTAGCATGGTACCGTCACATATGATGTATCCAATGCCTCATATGAACCCCGATATACCAGTCACAGTGTCTCAATGTAATCCCGTATCGATGATGACCCCGTATGGGGCAGTACCCTACTACTACCCTGTTCAAGCGCCGTACATGATTCCCACACCGGTCTATGCACCTATAAAGCACGCAACAACTGTACCAGTGAATGGCTATCCTATGCCTCAATATAGGTATCCTACTGTACCGACAGCTCAACTCATAGAACTAGAAGCACCATCCGTGTATGAAAATGGAAAATTTGAACGTCATCCAGAAGAAAGAAGCCATAGAAAGAGCAAGTATGCGGAAGGGTCTAAGCGTACATCGAGGTCTGGCTTTAGTGACGTTTCATTACCTAGTTTGCCTCGTTCAGACACACAACCGACTTTAAGTAAAGCAAAGGAAGACGGTATGGGTACATACGAGAGTTGGGACTATGTTTTCAGAAATCTATCAAGTAAAAATCAGGACGGGGATAGTAGGAGTGGATTTTCACAATCATTGGACAGGGATTCGAGAACGCTTGACAGGTTAGACCGAGAAGAGAGGAGATCGAAGTACCAACCGACGACGCTTGATTTAGAAGATGGTCTTCAAGCCTTACACCTCGATAGATCTTACGACGAAGAGGTATATAGAACGGCGAAGGTTAATGAGAATTTGATGCGGTTGAAACTGGAACAGGAGCAGAAAAGAGCAAGACAATTAGCAAAGAAGCAAATTGAAGAGAAAAAAACGAAGAAAACTTTAGAACCCATCGGTAATCCAAGAGCAGATGGTCTAGTTACTCTAAAAACGGCTCCTGATAAAGTTAAACTATTGACTAAGAAGGATATAAAAGATAGGAAAGATGTGATCAAGCAACAGAATAATGTGAACGGTTCGGTGCCAAATACAGCTGaagttaaaaaagtaaagaagCCTACGAGACTGGTCGCAGCGGAAGTTGACAAGATGAAATCAAAACCGACAGAAAACGGAGTGCACAAATCAGGTCATAGTTCCAAGAGTGCCGCGG TATCCAGCGGTCACCAATCGAATTACAATTTAAAGGCGCAACTAGTCGTCTCACTGGACGAACCTGATTTCACCCGTCGATCGCCCCCGAAGCATCAGAACGGCGAACGCGAACGATCTTCGAGCCGAGCGAGTAACGAGAGAGAGAGACAACAAGATAACCAAAATGAGATGAAAAGAGACAAGTGGCAGTGCGGTACGTGCACGTATTTAAACAAGAACTCCTTAGTCGCGTGCGAAATGTGCGGGAAGTCCAAAAGAGGCCCCGAGATCGAGCCCCTCACCTCGGGGGGGCGGGAGTGTCCCGCGTGCACGTTAGTCAATAAGAGAGACGCCAGGGCGTGCGATGCGTGCGGGACGAGCTTAGAACATTGCCCGACGTACATATGA